The Microlunatus antarcticus DNA segment CGTGCTCGCCCACGGGAAGCGGATCGTCGAGCCGTTGTAGTCGACCGCACGGCAGTTCGCGAGCTCGCGGATGACGTGTGTCGCCTCGCGCATGTCGCGCACGGTCGTCGGCTTGCCGTTCGTCACGCGGACGGCCGAGTCGCCGCGGCCGATGCCGCAGACGGTCCGGTTGCCGAACATCTCGTTCAGCGTCGCGAAGATCGACGCCGTGACGGTCCAGTCGCGGGTCGCCGGGTTGGTGACCATGGGGCCGACGATGATGCGGTTCGTCCGGCTGAGGATCTGGCTGTAGATGACGTACGGCTCCTGCCACAGCAGGTGGCTGTCGAAGGTCCACACGTACTCGAACCCGTGCGCCTCGGCCAGCTCCGCGAGCTGCACCGTGCGCCACGCGGGCGGGTTGGTCTGGAGGACGACTCCGAACTTCATACGAGGTACTGCGTCAGGTCGCGCTTCAGGAACTTGCCGTGCGACTTGGTGCCGACGTAGCCGGTCTCGTCGACCAGCACGGAGCCGCGGGACATGACCCAGTCGACGTGACCGTCCACCTCGTAGCCCTCCCAGGCGGAGTAGTCCATGTTCATGTGGTGGCTCTTCCCGAGTCCGATGGAAGTGTGGCCCTGCGGGTCGTAGATCACGAGGTCCGCGTCGGCGCCGGGCTGGACGACGCCCTTGCGCCCGTACAGCCCGAACATCCGGGCCGGGGTCGTGGCGATGAGCTCCACCCAGCGCGACAGAGTGATCTCGCCGGTCACGACGCCCTGGTAGAGCAGGTCGACGCGGTGCTCGATCGAGCCGATCCCGTTCGGGATGGCGCGGAAGTCGCCCTGGCCCAGGTCCTTCTGGCCGCGCATGCAGAACGGGCAGTGATCGGTCGAGACGGTCTGCAGGTCGTTCGTCCGCAGCGCCCGCCACATCGCGTCCTGGTGACCTTCCGCGCGGGAGCGCAGCGGAGTCGAGCAGACCCACTTGGCGCCCTCGAAGTCGCCCCACTCCTCGCTCCGCGCACCGAGCTGGTCCTCCAGCGAGAGGTAGAGGTACTGGGGGCAGGTCTCGCCGAACACGTTCTGGCCGCGGTCGCGGGCGGCGGCGAGCTGCTCGACGGCCTGCTTGGCGCTGACGTGGACGACGTAGAGCGGGGCACCGGTGAGGTCGGCCAGCATGATCGCGCGGTGCGTGGCCTCCTCCTCGAGCTGCCAGGCGCGGGCGATGCCGTGGAAGTACGGGGTGGTCTTGCCCTGGTTGTAGAGCTGCTCGGCGAGGACGTCGATCGCCGGGCCGTTCTCGGCGTGCATCATCGTCAGCAGCCCGGTCTCGCGGGACTTCTGCATGGCGCGCAGGATCTGCGCGTCGTCGGAGAAGAACACGCCGGGGTAGGCCATGAAGAGCTTGAAGCTGGTGATGCCCTCGTCGACCAGCGAGTCCATCGCCTTGAGCGAGTACTCGTCGACGCCGCCGATGATCTGGTGGAACCCGTAGTCGACCGCGCACTCACCGGCGGCCTTCTCGTGCCAGGCTGCGAGGCCGTCCTCGACCCGTTCGCCGGTCCGCTGGATGGCGAAGTCGATGATGCTCGTCGTCCCGCCCCAGGCCGCGGCCCGGGTGCCGGTCTCGAACGTGTCCGACGCCTCCGTCCCGCCGAACGGCATCTGCATGTGGGTGTGGGCGTCGATGCCGCCGGGGATGACGTACTTCCCGCTCGCGTCGACGACCCGGTCGACCGACGCCGCCAGGTCGGTCCCGAGCAGCTGCGACCCCGGCGCGAGGACGGCGACGATCGTCTCGCCGTCCACGAGCACGTCGGCGGGAGAGGCTCCGGTCGCGTTGACGACGGTCCCGCCGGTGATCAGCGTGGTCGTCACGGCTTCACCGTGCTGGTGTACGACTCCGGCCGACGGTCGCGGTAGAACTGCCAGTCGTTGCGGACACGCCGGATCATGTCGAGGTCCAGGTCGCGGATCACGACCTCCTCGGACACCTGGGAGCCCATCGGGCCGATCAGGTTGCCCTGCGGGTCCACGAACTGGCTGGATCCGTAGAACGTGACCGCCGCGTCGCCGTACTCGTTGTCCTCGCGGCCGACCCGGTTGGGCGCGGCGACGAAGTAGCCGTTGGCCGCGGCGGCCGCCGGCTGCTCGATCTCCCACAGCCGGTTGGACAGGCCCGGCTTGGTGGCGTTCGGGTTGAAGACGATCTGGGCGCCGTTGAGGCCGAGCTCGCGCCAGCCCTCCGGGAAGTGCCGGTCGTAGCAGATGTAGACCCCGATCGGCCCGACCGCGGTCTGGAAGACGGGGTAGCCGAGGTTGCCGGGGCGGAAGTAGAACTTCTCCCAGAACTTCTCGAGGTTCGGGATGTGGTGCTTGCGGTACTTGCCGAGGATCGTCCCGTCGGCGTCGACCACCACGGCGGTGTTGTAGTAGACGCCGGGCAGCTCCTCCTCGTAGATCGGGAGGACCATGACGAGCTTCAGCTCGGCCGCCAGCGCGGCGAAGCGCTGCACGACCGGGCCGTCGGCCGGCTCGGCGTAGTCGTAGTACTTCGCGTCCTCGGTGATGCCGAAGTAGGGGCCGTAGAAGAGCTCCTGGAAGCAGATCACCTGCACGCCGTCGGCCGCCGCCTCGCGGGCGAAGCGCTCGTGGAGGTCGAGCATCGAGGCCTTGTCGCCCGTCCACGTCGTCTGGGTGATCGCTGCTCGCACCGTCGTCACGTCAACATCTCCATCTCGCCTTCGAGGACCCCTCTCGGGGTGAGGATTGAACATCACCGGAGTTCCGGTCTCGTGTCAACGCATGACGCGCAGGTGACGGGAGTGTCGCCGTACGCTGCGGCGGTGCTGGAGGCCGTGTCGGAGGGTGTCGTGGACGAGATCCTGCAGTCCCGGGCCGACCGTCCCGTGGTCCGCCACGGGGACCAGGTCCGGCACCCGCGCCACCCCTGGTCGGAGTCGGTCCAGGAGCTGCTGGCCTACCTCGCCGAGGCCGGCTTCGCGGAGTCGCCGCGGCCGGGCGGGGTGAGCGGGGACCACGACGACGTCGGCTACATCGAGGGCATCTCGGGTGACGAGGCGTGCACGGTCGTGCAGAGCGACGCGGCGGTCGCCGAGGTGGCCCAGCTGCTGCGGCGCTACCACGACGCGGTGGAGGGCTGGCAGCCCGAGACGGAGCCGGTCTGGTTCGACGGGCGGCGCGGCACCGGCAGCCGGCCCGGCGAGCTCGTCTGCCACGGCGACCCCGGCCCCTGGAACCTCGTCTGGGACCTCGTCCGGCCGCCCGGCGAGCAGCTCGTCGGGCTCATCGACTGGGAGTACGCCTCGGTCGGCACCCGCCTGACCGACATCGGCTACGCGCTGCACTACCTCGCCCCGCTGCGCGACCGCAGCTACTGGCACGGCGTGCTCGGCATGGCCCGCAAGCCACGCCGGCGGCACCGCATGGCCGTGTTCGCGGAGGCGTACGGCGTCCGCCTCGACGAGGACCTCGTCGACGCCGTCGTGGCCGCGCAGCAGGCCGGCGTGCAGCTGATGATCGACCTCGCGGCGCTCGGCCGCCCGCGTCAGATCCAGCTCATCGCCGAGGGCGAGCTCGAGCGCGAGCGCCGGGCCGTCGACTGGACGGAGCGCCACCGCCACAAGTTCAGCCGAGCCGGAGCGACCGTTCCCGTCGACGCCTGAGCCTCGACTCGTCTTCCCGGTCTTCTCGAGATCTGCTCAATCCGTGCCCCGAGATCGAGGGTTGGTCAGGATCTGAGCGTGGGACTCACCGCCACGCGCCATCTCGGGGCACGGATTGAGCAGGTAGACCTGATGGCGTTCCTTCGAACAGGTGTTCTAATAAGGACATGTCCCGGCACGGTCCTGATCCCGAACGTCTCTTCTTCGGCGAGGTCGTCGGCACGGCCCGACGGCTGGCGGCGGAGCAGGGCTCGATGGCTGACGCCATCGCGGCGATCCGCCGGGTGGCTGGGCCCCGGGAGGACCTGCTCGTGCAGGGGGCCGGCCTCGGGGTGGGGGCCTGGTCGGTCAACCCGGGGCTGCCCGCCGACCTCCTCGCCGCGGGCCTGCTGGTGGGCAGCGTCCCGCGCCTGGAGCTCGACGTGCTCCTGCACTGGATGACCGTCGGCCAGCAGCGCGGCCTCAGCGGCGCGCGCTACCGGGTCTAGCCGGCGTCAGCGGATGCCGGAGGTCGCGAAGCCCTGGACGAACCAGCGCTGGAAGACCAGGAACAGCACGATGAGCGGCCCGACGGTGATCAGCGTCATCGCCATCAGGGCGCCGTAGTCGGTCTGGTACTGCCCCTGCAGGAACTGCAGCCCGATGGGCAGCGTGTAGAGGCTCGGGTCGCGCAGCACGATCAGCGGCCAGAGGAAGTCGTTCCACTGGTACATCAGGCTCAGCAGCGTCAGCACCGCGAGCAACGGCTTCGACAGCGGCAGGACGATGCTCCAGAAGATCCGGACCGGTCCCGCCCCGTCGATCTTGGCCGCCTCGATCAGCTCGGTGGGGATGGCGATCATGAACTGCCGGGCGAGGAAGATGCCGAACGTGGCGGCCGCGCCCGGGATGATCACGGCCCAGAAGGTGCCGACAAGGCCGAGCGCGTTCACGAGCCGGAACTGCGGCACGAGGATCGCCTGCGTCGGGATCATCATCGTCGAGAGCAGCAGCAGGAAGAGCGGCGTCTTCGCCGGGAAGCGCAGCTTGGCGAAGCCGTAGCCGGCCATCACCGAGACGATCACCGAGATGATCGTGGTCAGCGCGGTGACGGTGACGGAGTTGGAGAACCACTGCCCGATCGGCCAGGCGGTGAAGACCCGCGCGAAGTTGTCGAGCGTGATGTTCGTGGGCAGCAGGTCGAGCTCGGTGGAGAAGACGGACTGCCCCGACAGCGCGGTCACGATCATCACCCACAGCGGGAAGGCCATGACCACGGACACGACGACGGCGACGACGACCCGGAGCGCGAGACCCACCCGCGTACGGGTGCGGCGCGTGGCGGGCCCACGGGTGGCGGAGACGCTCGTGGCGCGGGAGCGTACGGCGCCCTGGTCGGCGGTGACGGCCATCAGGCCACCTCGTCCCGGCTGCGGTTGGCGCGCCACTGGACGATCGTGAAGACGAGCGTCAGCACGAAGATCACGACGCCGATCGCGGCGCCGTAGCCCTGGTCGCGGGTGGGGCCGAAGGCCACCTTGTAGGCCCAGGTGCCGAGCACCTCGGTGCTGTTGCCGGGGCCGCCGTTGGTCAGCACGAAGATCGTGTCGAAGACCTGGAAGCTGTAGATCACGTTCATGATGATCAGGAAGAACGTGGCCGGTCCGACGAGCGGGACGGTCACGTTCCGGAAGCGCTGCCAGCCGTTCGCGCCGTCGAGGGCGGCGGCCTCGTACAGGTCGGGCGGCACCGCCTGCAGCGAGGCGAGGTAGATGATCATGCTGAAGCCGACGCGGATCCAGAGCGTCACCAGGACGACCGAGATGAACGCCCAGGCCCCGTTCGACTGCCAGGGGATGCCGCTCGACGCCCCGAGGGCGACCAGCAGCTTGTTCACCACGCCGATGACCTCGTTGTAGAGGAACGTGCCGATCAGGCCGACCGACACCCCCGAGATCACCAGCGGCAGGTAGACCACCGTGCGCCAGATCTTGCGGCCGGGCAGCACCGAGTTCATCAGCACCGCGAGGGCGAGCCCGAGGGCCATGCTCAGCGGCACCGTGATGACCGTGAACAGCGCCGTGTTGAGCAGCGCCCGGACGAACGTGTCGTCGCCGAGCATCGTGCGGAAGTTCTCGAGCCCCAGCGGCGTGGTGTCGCCGGTCAGGGGCGACACCTTCTGCGTGCTGTAGAAGAACGTCCCCAGCATCGGCAGGATCAGGAAGGCCAGGGCGAGCAGGACCGACGGGCCCACGAACAGCAGCGCCGACGGCTCCCACAGCGACCGGCCCCGGCGGCGGGGCGACCGGCCCGCCGGGGTGACGGCGTCCTGCCCGGCGGCCAGCGCGGCCGCCTGGCTCACTGCACCGCCTTCTGCACCGCTTCGGCCAGCGCGGCCGTCGTGTCGGCGGCGGACCGCCCGCCGAGGAACGCCTTCTCGAGCTCGTTCTGCAGCGCCAGGTTGAGGTTCGCGAACTGCGGGACCGTGACCTGGGCGACCTGCTCGGGCGTCAGCGTCTTGGCCTGGAGCACGAACGGGGCCATCAGGTCGGGCCGGATGGCGAAGTCGAGCTGGGACGCGGTGAGGCTCTTGAGCGTCGGCAGCTGGTTCGTGGCCTGGCAGTAGGTGCGCATCGCGTCCTCCGAGACCAGGTACTGGAGGAACTTCGTCGCGGCCTCGGTGTTCTTGCCGCTCTTGGGTGCCACGACCGCGTTGCCACCGAGGTCGGTCGAGGCCGCGACGTCGCGCGGCTGCGGCATGGCGCCGTACTCGAACTTCTGCTTGACCCCGCTGTTGATCGTCGGCACGAGGAAGCTGCCGGCGAAGGCCATGGCGACCGTCCCCGACTGGAAGGCGGCGTCGGGGTAGGTGGTGCTCTTGACCGAGGAGTTCTTGGCCACCCAGCCGTTCTTGAAGAAGCCCGACGTGAAGTCGACCGTCTTGCGGCCCGCGTCGGAGTCGATGGCCGCCGCCTTGAGGTCGGGGGTGAGCAGGGCGCCGCCGGCCTCGAAGAGCCAGGTGAGCCAGCGGTACGCGCCAGCGCTCTGCCAGTCGTAGATGAAGGCGGACTGGCC contains these protein-coding regions:
- a CDS encoding nitrilase-related carbon-nitrogen hydrolase encodes the protein MTTVRAAITQTTWTGDKASMLDLHERFAREAAADGVQVICFQELFYGPYFGITEDAKYYDYAEPADGPVVQRFAALAAELKLVMVLPIYEEELPGVYYNTAVVVDADGTILGKYRKHHIPNLEKFWEKFYFRPGNLGYPVFQTAVGPIGVYICYDRHFPEGWRELGLNGAQIVFNPNATKPGLSNRLWEIEQPAAAAANGYFVAAPNRVGREDNEYGDAAVTFYGSSQFVDPQGNLIGPMGSQVSEEVVIRDLDLDMIRRVRNDWQFYRDRRPESYTSTVKP
- a CDS encoding ABC transporter substrate-binding protein: MSLNRRQLLAGGLGLGAAAGLSACSGLTSKAGSSAPSGGASAGGPVELTFVNWSGDEEKAAFDAVIASFQQANPGITIKTDTVPYASVQTNLDTRFQAGNPPDLFRVSYIDMGQYTSQDVLLDLSASLDANAFEPGLFSAVVANGKPYGAPHQIDTTAILYRKDAFEAAGITNIPTTLEEAWTWEQFTDASNKLAKVTKSGQSAFIYDWQSAGAYRWLTWLFEAGGALLTPDLKAAAIDSDAGRKTVDFTSGFFKNGWVAKNSSVKSTTYPDAAFQSGTVAMAFAGSFLVPTINSGVKQKFEYGAMPQPRDVAASTDLGGNAVVAPKSGKNTEAATKFLQYLVSEDAMRTYCQATNQLPTLKSLTASQLDFAIRPDLMAPFVLQAKTLTPEQVAQVTVPQFANLNLALQNELEKAFLGGRSAADTTAALAEAVQKAVQ
- a CDS encoding carbohydrate ABC transporter permease, yielding MSQAAALAAGQDAVTPAGRSPRRRGRSLWEPSALLFVGPSVLLALAFLILPMLGTFFYSTQKVSPLTGDTTPLGLENFRTMLGDDTFVRALLNTALFTVITVPLSMALGLALAVLMNSVLPGRKIWRTVVYLPLVISGVSVGLIGTFLYNEVIGVVNKLLVALGASSGIPWQSNGAWAFISVVLVTLWIRVGFSMIIYLASLQAVPPDLYEAAALDGANGWQRFRNVTVPLVGPATFFLIIMNVIYSFQVFDTIFVLTNGGPGNSTEVLGTWAYKVAFGPTRDQGYGAAIGVVIFVLTLVFTIVQWRANRSRDEVA
- a CDS encoding phosphotransferase, whose translation is MSPYAAAVLEAVSEGVVDEILQSRADRPVVRHGDQVRHPRHPWSESVQELLAYLAEAGFAESPRPGGVSGDHDDVGYIEGISGDEACTVVQSDAAVAEVAQLLRRYHDAVEGWQPETEPVWFDGRRGTGSRPGELVCHGDPGPWNLVWDLVRPPGEQLVGLIDWEYASVGTRLTDIGYALHYLAPLRDRSYWHGVLGMARKPRRRHRMAVFAEAYGVRLDEDLVDAVVAAQQAGVQLMIDLAALGRPRQIQLIAEGELERERRAVDWTERHRHKFSRAGATVPVDA
- the hydA gene encoding dihydropyrimidinase, coding for MTTTLITGGTVVNATGASPADVLVDGETIVAVLAPGSQLLGTDLAASVDRVVDASGKYVIPGGIDAHTHMQMPFGGTEASDTFETGTRAAAWGGTTSIIDFAIQRTGERVEDGLAAWHEKAAGECAVDYGFHQIIGGVDEYSLKAMDSLVDEGITSFKLFMAYPGVFFSDDAQILRAMQKSRETGLLTMMHAENGPAIDVLAEQLYNQGKTTPYFHGIARAWQLEEEATHRAIMLADLTGAPLYVVHVSAKQAVEQLAAARDRGQNVFGETCPQYLYLSLEDQLGARSEEWGDFEGAKWVCSTPLRSRAEGHQDAMWRALRTNDLQTVSTDHCPFCMRGQKDLGQGDFRAIPNGIGSIEHRVDLLYQGVVTGEITLSRWVELIATTPARMFGLYGRKGVVQPGADADLVIYDPQGHTSIGLGKSHHMNMDYSAWEGYEVDGHVDWVMSRGSVLVDETGYVGTKSHGKFLKRDLTQYLV
- a CDS encoding carbohydrate ABC transporter permease, yielding MAVTADQGAVRSRATSVSATRGPATRRTRTRVGLALRVVVAVVVSVVMAFPLWVMIVTALSGQSVFSTELDLLPTNITLDNFARVFTAWPIGQWFSNSVTVTALTTIISVIVSVMAGYGFAKLRFPAKTPLFLLLLSTMMIPTQAILVPQFRLVNALGLVGTFWAVIIPGAAATFGIFLARQFMIAIPTELIEAAKIDGAGPVRIFWSIVLPLSKPLLAVLTLLSLMYQWNDFLWPLIVLRDPSLYTLPIGLQFLQGQYQTDYGALMAMTLITVGPLIVLFLVFQRWFVQGFATSGIR